The genomic region AATGGCCTGTTCCAGGCGGCGAGAGCCAGAGCCCGAGGATACCGAAATGTGGAGAACTTCATCACCATGGTCTACCTGATCGCGGCCCCGATTCAGGTCGTGGTGGCTTCATGAATTCCACATTAAACGTCGAAGAACCTCTGCTGAACGGTTCGCACATGAAGAGAGAGCAGCACATGATCTGCGTCCTCAGATCCCTAGTGATGTCTCTACGCGTCGATTGAGGTTGTATGTGACCATAAAATCAACAAAAGATGATTAAAGGGTCGTTTGTGGATAAATCATGCCGATTCTTTTTTTTATCTCAAATTTTTTTTAATAGCTTATTAAAAATGAACGATTTTAACATTACAGAATCATTATTTGTATGCAATGTTGCTAGCGAATGGAAATTAGGGTGCAGGCGTCAAAGACAGTTGGGAAACACTCAACTATCCGTGACACATTCATTAAAACAGATTGTGCGAAAGCATTTCGTTAAAGTTTTGATCATCTGGCTCGTCATAATATTTGTTGTATTGTTTACTTAGCGCGTGTCGATTGAAAACCAGGTGGACGCGAAGGTGTTCGACTGATGGATATGGTTTTGAAGCGCCTGGAAGGATGTCCGTCTTGCCCCTCTGCGGGCATCCTTTCAGGCATTCTTATGGACTATTCCACAGTCACGCTCTTGGCCAAGTTTCGTGGTTGGTCAACGTCCTTGCCCAGATACACGGCCATTTCATAGGCGAAAAGCTGCACGGCCGGCAGCACCAGAAAACTCTTCAAGGGGCCCCAGACATCCGGCAGGACCCAGGGGGCCTCGACCACGGGAGCGGTGCCGGGGTTGACCAGGGCGATGATGCGTCCGCCGCGGGCCTGCACTTCCTGCAGGTTGGAGGCCACCTTCTGCAGCAGTTCGTCGCCCAGCGCCATGGCAAACGTCGGGAAGTGCGGATCGATGAGCGCGATGGGACCGTGCTTCATCTCGCCGGCGGCATAGCCCTCGGCGTGGATGTAGGAGATTTCCTTGAGCTTGAGGGCGCCTTCCAGAGCCATGGGGAAATTCTGTCCGCGGCCCAGGAAAAAGAAGCTCCGCGCGTCGGAGTACTGCTGGCTCAAGGCGCGGGCCTTCTCGCGGATGGCCGACAGCTCCCGCTCGACGATCTCCGGCAGCTTCAGCAATTCCTCCAGGCAACCCTCCAGCGCCCCTTCGGGTAGGATGCCCTTGCGCTTCCCCCAGGCCAGGGTCATGAGCAGCAGCAACACCATCTGACTGCACATGGCCTTGGTCGACGCCACGCTGATCTCGGGACCGGCTTGGGTGTAGACCACCGCGTCGGACTCGCGGGCGATGGAGGACCCGACGACATTGCACAGCCCTAGGATGGGCACTCCGGCCTCCCGGGCGATGCGGATGGCGGCCAGTGTGTCGGCCGTCTCGCCGGACTGGCTGATGGTCAGGACCAGATCGCCGGGCAGGAACACGCTGTCGCGGTAGCGGAACTCCGAGGCGATCTCCACCTGCACCGGAATCCGCGCCCAGGACTCGAGTAGATACTTGGCCCACAGCCCTGCATGGTAGGATGTGCCGCAGGCCACGATGGTCAGGCGTCCGGGGACCTCCAGGGCGTCGAGCTCCGGCAGGACCACGCGTCCCTTCTGGGTGCGCCCGGTAAGGCAGTCGAGGATGACCTTGGGCTGCTCGAAGATCTCCTTGAGCATGAAATGCTTATAGCCGTCCTTCTGGGCGGCCTGCATGTCCCAGGAGATGTCCTTCGTTTCCTTGGCCTTGGGCTCTAGGGTCACGGCGTCGAAGACCTGCCAGGACGTGGCGTCGATCTCGACCAGTTCTCCGTTGTCCAGGAAGACGACCTCGCGCGTGTACGGCAGAAAGGCCGGGATGTCCGAGGCCAGGAAATTCTCGCCCGCACCGATGCCCATCAGCAGCGGGCTGGCCTTGCGACTGGCCCAGATCTTACCGGGGTGCTCGCGGGACAGGAGGGCGAAGGCGTACGCGCCGTCGACCCGTGACAGGGCCCAGGAGATGCCCCGGCGCACGTTGCCGGTCAGGTCCACGCCTTTGGCAATTATGTGGACCAGGACCTCGGTGTCCGTTTCGGAATGAAAAACATTCCCCTCGGCCATGAGTTCGGCCTTGAGTTCCGCGTAGTTCTCGATGATCCCGTTGTGGACCAGGGCGAAACGGCCCTCCCCGTCCATGTGCGGATGGGCGTTGCGCTCCACCGGCAGGCCGTGGGTGGCCCAGCGGGTGTGGCCGATGCCGCAGACCGAGGAGGCCGTGTCCTGGCCCGCGATTTTCTGGTCCAGCGCGCCAAGTTTTCCCTCGGCGCGGATGACCTGCAGCCCTTTTTGTGTTTCGTAGGCCACACCGGCGGAATCGTACCCGCGGTACTCAAGACGACGAAGCCCCTCGACGATAGCTGTAATGGCCAGATTTTGCCCCGTGTACCCTATGATGCCGCACATGTGAGTTCTCCTTTCAGGTTCAAATAGGTGAGGTCCAATCTCATAGCAATGCGTTGCCCCAAGTCCTTGTTGCCCTGCGAGCAAACGCGCTCAAGCAGGTTGGACGGCATCAGGCCCAAGGCCTTTGCGAGAGAGGGCACTCACGCCGGGCGGACCCGTGTGTTTCTCTCAAGGTCCGTCAAGTTGACTATCCCGGGTGCCGTAAGCCTGTTAGAGTGCCGTCTGCATCTTTTTTTCCAAGTAGTCCAATGCGTTGGAGAGGTCGTCCTTCGGCAGGAGTTGCAATAGGGTTTCTTTGTCCGAGACATGCTCCAGAGCAAGGTCCAAGACCTGCTTCCACCGCCAAGGATGGATTTGCAGTACCCGGGCCAGCAGTTCCAATCCTCGCTCGCGCGATCCACCATGACCCATGGCCTGAGCCCACAGGTGGTGGTGCGCTGCTGCCAGGACCGTACGGGCGTCGTGGGGCCGAAGGTTCACGGCTTGTTCGTGGGCCAGGATCGCCAGGGATGCCCAGTCACCCTCTCCCAGCGAGTATTCCAGGCCGAGGCTCAATGTTTGCGCATATTGCCGCCAGGTCAGGCCGTTGGCCGGATCGTCCTGCAGGGATTTTCTGAAATACTTTTCCGCTACGGGGATGGCATGGTCCGGCAGGACTCGCGCCTGCAGGAAAAGCTCCATGGACTTGCAGGCCAGAGAGGCGGCGATGGACGGATTGCCGGGCTGTATGGACAGAGCCTCCCTGATGACGGAGAGTTGTGGGAGGGGCGCCGGGAAGATGGTCCGGGTCGTTCTGCAGAGCTTTTCGGCGTCAAGATGCGTCTGGGCCATGCCGGTGAATGCCGCGTTAGAACCAAGAACAATCAGGACGGCAATGGCAACCAAAGAACGCGATTGGTGGGTGATTTCTTTGGTTGGCAGGAAGGCATGCAATCCCCGTCTGACCCGGCGCATGTGCAGGAGGTTCCACAGCAGGGCGCAGAGGATGCCGACAGCCAATGCGTTTGCGGGAACTCGCATGCCGAAGTCGAAGAAGCTGTGCAACGCTACTGAAACAAGACCGCTCATGAGTCCCGCGCCTGTTGTGAGTATGAAGGGATCGTTGCGGCTACGCCAAGCCTTGATGCACCGTGCCATGAAGACGAGGAATCCGCTGGCGCAGAGGAGAAAGCCTGGGAGACCGGCTTCGGCAGCGATTTCGACCCAGTCGTTATGGGCATGCACAACATCCCTGTCGCCGCCATGACGGGGCAGAGCGTAGGGGCCGTATGCCGTGTTGAACGCGCCCAAACCGACGCCTGTCAAAGGGTAGTCGGCGATCATCGGCAGGACTGAGGCGGCGAGCTCAACGCGATGGCTCAGGTCTCCGTCATGGCCGAAGCGTTCGGCCGTTTTTTCAAGTCCCGCCCCAAGGCCATAGACGAGGATGACCAGGGAAGCCCCCAGAATTCTCCAGCAGGCCGGTCGCATGGGACGCCGGGAGATGAAGAGAATGGTCATGAACAAAAGTCCGGCCCCGCAGCTGAGAATCCCCCCGCGCGAGCCGGTCAGCAGCAGTGCCACGGCCAGAAGGACGCCTGCGAAGCCAGGCAAGACCGGTCGCCAGAACCATTCGCTCAGGAGTTTGCGCCAGCCGGCCGGACCCTTTGAGCCAGCCTGCTCTCCCAGGGCTGTCCCCAGGGCAAGGAGCGTGCACAATTCCAAGAAATAGGCTAACTCGTTGCGGCTGATGTAGGTCCCGGTAACAAAGCTGTGACTGTTCTTGGCCCAGTTCCAGACCTGTTCGCTGCCCCCGAAGACCTGCACGATGCCGTATGCAGACTGGAAGATGCCGAGCGCGAGCAGAGTACAGACCACAGTCCTGACCTGCCTTCCTGTCCGAATGGCATAGACTCCGAGAAAATATGCCAAAGCCATAGGCGCCCATTTCAGCATGTCGATCAGCCCTGCGTGCGGGGCCAGGGACAAGGACATTGCCTCGGGAACTGACAGGGGGAGGACATAGAATCTGGGCCTAAAGGGGCTGAGGGTTTCCACCAGTCCGGCGGGCATCGGTACGGTTTGCAGTACCGCCATGAGAGTGAAGAGCGTTGCATGGGCGCAGAGAGGTGGCAAATGCAGACGCATAGGCCGTGGTCCAGGGCGGTAAAGCTTCATGAGCGAGAAAAGGCAGAGGAGGCAGGCAAGACCTCCTATTGTCCAAGCCGTTCTCGTGTACGTCCATGAGTGCACACCGCCGAAGGCCCATTGTGTCAGCGCCAGCAGGAACAGCAGCGAGCCCAGCGTCAGAGAGGCCAGCGGTGGAGTGCGCGGTTGTTCAGGCCGTGTCATAGAAGATTCGCCAGGCGCTCTATCAGATCTGGCATGGTCCGCAATGTAGCTGGAAGGGGGGACGGGACATGCATGACCTGATCTTGTAGAATCGCCTTCGGTCTGATCTCGACCATGGCCGTGGCTTCGACGGAGCCGACGATTTGCTCCAAGCGCAACCTTGCAGCAGCCAGCAGGGGAGGGCGGCTCCGGGCGGAGTGTGCATCAGTGGCCACGATGTGGGCCGTTCGATTGTGCACGAGAGTTTCCACGCAAATCCGGCATTTCTCGCCGAAATCGCCGAGCAGGCTCTGGGCTGTAACCTGTGTGAGAAGGCCTGAGGACACAAGGGGGAGCAGGACATCCGGGTTGTGCTGGATATGGGCATGTCGCTCGGGATGGGCGAGAATCGGCGAGATGCCTTTGAGTTGGAGTTCGTAGAGTTCCTTCTCGAGGAACGGGGGCATCATTAGGGGCAACTCGAGGAGCAGATATCGCGAACCGTTCAGCGTCAGCCTTCTGGGAGCGTCCAGTAATTGGGAAAGACCGGGGACAAGGCGAACCTCGGCCCCGGGGTGTAGTCTGAGTTTCAGGCCGTACTTGTGCAGAAACGAGTTGAACTTTTCAAGATATGCGTCGCGGCGGTCCGGGCAGACATTATGCAGACCGTCAAAGAAGTGCGGAGTGGCAACGATGTCCGTTATCCCGTCACTGGCGGCCAGTCTGAGCATTTCCGCGCTTTCGGCAGCTCTTTCTGGCCCGTCGTCGAGCCTGGGGAGAATATGACAGTGGAGGTCGATCATGACTGCGCATGACGCTTCTTTTTGCCGTCTTCACCATAATAGTAGTAATATGCATACTGGTAGTAGTATGAGCCCTCCCTGCTCATATCTACGCTGTTGAGGACAACGCCGAAGATTTTGGCATTGATCTTTTGCAATCCCTCGATAGCGGAGCGCACGAGCTCCTTGGGTGTGGAGAACGCCTTCGTGATAACCACAACGCCGTCGACGTGTTGAGCCATAATGGCTGCGTCCGTGACTGCAGTGGACGGGGGAGTGTCGAAGACGATGTATTCGTAACGTTCGCGCAAGGTGCCGATGAGCTCTGGCATGCGCTTGGAACCAAGCAGTTCGGAAGGGTTTGGGGGCACAGGGCCGGCCGTGATGATGTCCAGGTTCGGGATGTCGGTGTTTCTGATGACCGCTTCGGTTCCGCTGACTCCGGACAGGATGCTTGAGAGGCCTGCCTCGTTCGCGACGCCCAGGATCTTGTGGGATCTGGGGCGGCGCATGTCCGAGCCGATAAAAAGGGTTTTGCATCCTGCCTGAGCCATGGCCGAAGCCAGGTTGACGGCCACGAAGGTCTTGCCCTCCTTGGGCACCGCGCTGGTCAAGAGAATGACCTGTGGCATGTGGTCTGCCTTGGAGAAAAGCAGGTTGCTGCGCAGGCCACGGATGGATTCGCTGGCGATGGATTTCGGCTCGCGATGCACGAATACCTCGCCGCGCGAATTGGATTCTATCCCCTCAACCGCCGGAATCATGCCCAAATAGGGCATTTTCAGGAATCGGGCCACGTCGTCGGGAGTCTTCAGGGAGTTGTCCAGGTACTCGGCGAAGAAAGCCAGGCCTGCTCCCGCCGTGATCCCGAGGACCAGCGCCAGGAGCATGTTCATGGATTTTTTGGGCTGAACCGGATTTGAAGGTACTTCCGCCTTGTCGACAACGCGTACGTTCACGGTCTTCATGTCCTCGGTCATCGTCGTTTCCTTGAAACGCCTGACCAGGAGGTCATAGACCTCCTTGGCGCTTTCAGCCTCGCGCTGCAGCACGCCATATTGAATGGACTTCTTGGACAGCGAAAGCGCGCCCTGCTCTTGGCTGCGTAGCGCATCTTTCAGGGATCGCTCCTTGGCCAAGGCCAGCTCGTAGTTGTTCTTCAATGACTGTACAATCTTCTGGGCCTCAGCAGCCCTTCGTTTTCGCAGTTCGGTCAATTCGGCTTTGATCGCGATGATCTGAGGATGGTTAGAGCCGTATTTCTTGGAGAGTTCCGCCAAGCTGTTCTGTACGGTCATTTCCGAAGCCTTGATGGATTGGATAACTGGGCTGGCCAGAATTTCCGCGACGGAGTCGAGGCTGTCGGAGGTTATTCCCCTGGTCTGGTTGAAGCGTGTTTCGGCTTCGACGCGAGCGGCTTCGGCCTCGATGACCTTGCTGTTCAGTTCGGCCAGCTTCTGCTGTGTGACCTGTTCGGTATCCGAACTGAAATTGGTGATGATGGAGTTCTCCTCCTTGTATTTCTGGAAGCGCATCTGGGCCTCTTCGACTTTGATCCGTTCTTCCTGGATTCGTTTGGCCAGCCAGGATACCGCGTCCTGCACGGCCAGAAGCTTGGTCTCGAGGCCCAGCTCTATGTAGACTTGCGCGACGGCGTTTGCGACGCGCGCCGCCAGGGCCGGATCCTTTGCCTTGAAGCGGACGTTGACTACGCGCGAGTTGCGCACCGGATCGATGGTCAGGCGGCCCAAAAAATTATCTACGAGACGCGCGTCCGACTCCACCGAGAGAGTTTTTTCGAGTTGCTCCCGTGGCGTCAGCAGGGTATTGACGAACAGCCTGACCATTCCGATGGCGTCGCGCACTGTGTGCTTCATTACGGAGACGACGTCACCCTTGGGTTGGGGGTTGAATTCCTCGCTGCTTCCCAGATTCAGTCGCTCGATGACCTTGCGGGCAACGGTCCGGCTCTGCAAAATCTCAAACTGTGTTTGAGAATAGTCGGAGTCCGCCGCGTCCATGGCGAACACTTCCTCGATGGAGACGACATTCGGGTTCTCTTTTTCGATGACGATCTTTGTCACGGCTTCGTAGACCGGGTCCGTGGTAAAGGTGAAGAGCGCCGTGCTGCCAAAGATAAGAATCAGAACTGCAGTGGCCAGCCATTTGCGTTTGGCCAGAACACGGAGGTAGTCCCGGAGATGTATTTCTTCGGCGACAGGTTCGAATTCGGTTGTCATGATGTTTTCCTGATGCGGCTGTTAGAAGTAGCTTTCTGGGACAATGATGATGTCCTTGTCTCGCAAAGAGATGTCGCTGCTTTTGAGACCATTACGGGTGATGTCTTCTACGGGGATAGTGATGATTCGCTCCTGTCCGTTTTCCATGCGAATGATGGTCGTACGGTTCGGAGCGGCTATGCGGGTGAAACCCCCGGCCATGCCGATGCCTTCGATGACTGTTGCGCCGCGGTCCTCGATGACGTATTCGCCGGGCTTCGTGACTTCTCCCATGATGTACACCTTCTCGGCAGGGGGGATAAAAATTACGTCTCCGTTCCGTAGAGGAAGATTGGCGAATTGATCTTCGCCGCCGAAGAGTCGCTTGATGTTCAGAGTTATGGCCAGGTTTCGTTTCCGGGCGACGTTGTCAACTTCAGTGCGCATGATGGTGGCCTTGCTTCCACCAGTCGAGAAATCGACTCCTCCGGCCCGGGAGAGGATATCCAGGAGCGTCTCCTGGGATTGCAGGCTGTAGCGGCCAGGGTTGCGAACTGTACCGAGGGCTACGACGTTTCTGCTCCTGAATTCCTTGACGTTCACGGAGACGTGAGGGGTGACCAGGTAGCCCTGCGAGGAGAGGGCCCGTGAAATGACGTCTTCGATCTGAGCGGGAGTCTTTCCTCCGACCTGAACACGGCCGATCAATGGGAAGGTAATGCTGCCGTCGGTCGCCACGGTGACCGCATCCCGGGAGAGATCCTCTTCTTCGTAGATCGTGACGCTGAGTACGTCATTTCCTCCGATCCGATACTCCCTGTCTCCGACAGCCGAGAATCCGAATTCTTGCACATAATCCTGTACAGAAATCCTGGATGAGTTTTCGAGGTCGGCTTGCAGTCCCGGGTCCATAGTTGGGGAATCGTACTGTTTTTCCCTGATTTCCTTGACGATTTCCAATTCCATCTGCTGCGGAGCATAGGTGGAAGTCCGGGCGGTGGTGCAGGCGCTTAGCAATGCAATGAGGAGGCAGCCAACGGCCGCCTTTTTGAAATGGGTCATATCCTGTCGAACCCCTTGAAAAAGAAAAGTTAGAAAGCTGCGAGTACACTCAACGTAGTTCGGTGCTCAGTGTATTCCTCATCCTCAAAGTTCGACATGCAGTTTTCAAAACTGTAGCCGAGACCGATGGTGAGCCAGTCCTCGATCCAGTTTTTAAATGCGTACTCGATTCCTGCAGCAGCTGCGATTGTTTCGTCCAGGCGAGCATCCAATGTAGAGGACGTGTTGTCAAAGTCTTCAATGGCATAACTGGTCTGCGCGTATCCCGTAACCTGATCGAACAGCGTGTGCCGTATGCCCAGTCCAAAGGTGGTGGTTGTAAAGCGTGTGGCGTAGGGTTCAGTAGAGTCGCTGAGCGATCTCAGAAATTTCACGTTAAATCGTGTCTTGGCGCTCATGGCCCAGTCTAGGTTCGTCTCGGCCAGCCACGTGGTCACATTATCGTACTCCTCACCGTTCCAGTCCTCGTCGTTGGCGTAGTCCTTATGTCCCATGCCGAGTTTGAGGTCGCCATTCACCTTACCGGTCGGATCGAAGTTCAAGCCTATGAAGAACTGGTGGAAGAGAGCGTCCTGCGATGTGTCGCTGGTAATGCCTTTGGAATTGTCACCGTTGTTCTGATTAGTATAGTTGATGTCGGCCAGACGGTACTGTGTCAGGAAGGATGTCCTGGGCATGATTCGGTAGTATGCCGATAGGCCAAACTGGTGATCATTGCGATTCTGCCAGTAATCAACGCTTTCGAGATATCTTTCGTAGTGATTGCCGTATGTCGCCTCGAGACGCAGGCGGTTCCGTTCGTAACCGAAGCCGAGCAAACCCGTATTGTACCACCGACGCACCTTAGGGTCGTTTTGGCGGTAGCTGTTGCTGCTTCCGATGGGATCAGCCGTGTGAGCGAACGAGTTGTCTAGGCGCCCATAGAATCCTGTAGGCGTGCGGTAAAGACCAGATAGCATGGCGGCATGTTCAATGAAATCGTTATCCGTGTATTCGCTATAGTGAAACACGCCTAAATTGTAGCTGACATTGAAAAAATTATCGCCTTCTCCCTGGTAAAGAGCATTGATTGAAGGACGAAATGTGTGAACGATATCAGAGCGTTCACCTTTATTTTCTTTGAAAATGTTACTGTTGTGTGTTGCCTCGTATCTCAGTCCTGGGTGGATCTGAATACGTCCGATGTGCAGATTTCCTTCAGCAAATGCACTCATCGGAAAAATGAAGAGCACAAAAAATATGAAAACATATTTTCTAAGATTCATGATCTCTCCAATTTCATAATAATGGATCGTTTTATGGGAAAGCGCTCCTGGCAGGGGCGGGTTGCGCTTTCGTGACAATGTTGGTCCCTACTGCAGGAAATGAAATCCTGAACAGCTCTCTTCAGAATCCACTGTCGGTAGGGCGGTCTTCTGAAGCAGAGAAAGCCGAACCAGACGTGTTTGTTAACGGTGTGCTGACGTTAGGCGTCCATGTGATGTCTGTCTGCAATTCTGTTTGTTCTACTTCTTGGGCTTCTTCATTATCGTTCGGTTGAGTCTCAGCAGTAAAAATGGATCCTGCCATCTGTTTCACCTGCTGGGCAACACTCAAGGCATCAGCGAATTTACCGCTTTCGCAGTGATTTATCGCTGTTGTCAGAATTATA from Spartobacteria bacterium harbors:
- the glmS gene encoding glutamine--fructose-6-phosphate transaminase (isomerizing), producing the protein MCGIIGYTGQNLAITAIVEGLRRLEYRGYDSAGVAYETQKGLQVIRAEGKLGALDQKIAGQDTASSVCGIGHTRWATHGLPVERNAHPHMDGEGRFALVHNGIIENYAELKAELMAEGNVFHSETDTEVLVHIIAKGVDLTGNVRRGISWALSRVDGAYAFALLSREHPGKIWASRKASPLLMGIGAGENFLASDIPAFLPYTREVVFLDNGELVEIDATSWQVFDAVTLEPKAKETKDISWDMQAAQKDGYKHFMLKEIFEQPKVILDCLTGRTQKGRVVLPELDALEVPGRLTIVACGTSYHAGLWAKYLLESWARIPVQVEIASEFRYRDSVFLPGDLVLTISQSGETADTLAAIRIAREAGVPILGLCNVVGSSIARESDAVVYTQAGPEISVASTKAMCSQMVLLLLMTLAWGKRKGILPEGALEGCLEELLKLPEIVERELSAIREKARALSQQYSDARSFFFLGRGQNFPMALEGALKLKEISYIHAEGYAAGEMKHGPIALIDPHFPTFAMALGDELLQKVASNLQEVQARGGRIIALVNPGTAPVVEAPWVLPDVWGPLKSFLVLPAVQLFAYEMAVYLGKDVDQPRNLAKSVTVE
- a CDS encoding polysaccharide biosynthesis tyrosine autokinase, coding for MTTEFEPVAEEIHLRDYLRVLAKRKWLATAVLILIFGSTALFTFTTDPVYEAVTKIVIEKENPNVVSIEEVFAMDAADSDYSQTQFEILQSRTVARKVIERLNLGSSEEFNPQPKGDVVSVMKHTVRDAIGMVRLFVNTLLTPREQLEKTLSVESDARLVDNFLGRLTIDPVRNSRVVNVRFKAKDPALAARVANAVAQVYIELGLETKLLAVQDAVSWLAKRIQEERIKVEEAQMRFQKYKEENSIITNFSSDTEQVTQQKLAELNSKVIEAEAARVEAETRFNQTRGITSDSLDSVAEILASPVIQSIKASEMTVQNSLAELSKKYGSNHPQIIAIKAELTELRKRRAAEAQKIVQSLKNNYELALAKERSLKDALRSQEQGALSLSKKSIQYGVLQREAESAKEVYDLLVRRFKETTMTEDMKTVNVRVVDKAEVPSNPVQPKKSMNMLLALVLGITAGAGLAFFAEYLDNSLKTPDDVARFLKMPYLGMIPAVEGIESNSRGEVFVHREPKSIASESIRGLRSNLLFSKADHMPQVILLTSAVPKEGKTFVAVNLASAMAQAGCKTLFIGSDMRRPRSHKILGVANEAGLSSILSGVSGTEAVIRNTDIPNLDIITAGPVPPNPSELLGSKRMPELIGTLRERYEYIVFDTPPSTAVTDAAIMAQHVDGVVVITKAFSTPKELVRSAIEGLQKINAKIFGVVLNSVDMSREGSYYYQYAYYYYYGEDGKKKRHAQS